The following nucleotide sequence is from Pandoraea thiooxydans.
GCCGATCGCCGCGCGACGCTACACCGGAAATTGCTTGGTCGGGTCATACAGCGAATCGGGCACCGCCACGCCGAAGGCCGCCAGACGCTCGGAAAACCTCGGCCGCACCCCGGTCGCACAAAAATAGCCGGTCACCTTGCCGTCACGGTCGAGCCCGACCCGCTTGAACGTGAAAATTTCCTGCAGATTGATCACGTCGCCCTCCATGCCGGTGATCTCCTGGATGCTGATGATTTTGCGGCGCCCATCGGTCAGGCGCGCAACCTGCACGATCACGCCGATGGCCGAACTGATCTGGTGGCGCGTGCCCTTGGTGGTCAGATTCAACCCGGCCATGCCGATCATGTTTTCGAGCCGTGTCAGCGCATCGCGCGGGCTATTGGCATGCACCGTCGCCAGCGAGCCCTCGTGACCGGTATTCATCGCCTGCAGCATGTCGAACGCTTCGGCGCCGCGCACTTCGCCGAGAATGATGCGGTCCGGGCGCATGCGCAGCGCATTGCGTACCAGCGAGCGCTGTGTGATCTCGCCCTTGCCCTCGATATTGGGCGGGCGCGTCTCGAGGCGCAGCACATGCTCCTGACGCAGTTGCAACTCGGCCGCGTCCTCGATCGTGACGATGCGCTCGTCGGCGGGAATGAAGCCGGACAGAATATTGAGCAGCGTCGTCTTGCCGCTGCCGGTACCGCCCGAGATCAACACATTGACCTTGGCGGCCGATAGCGCCTCGAGCACCTGCGCCATCGGCGGCGTCAGGCTTTGGTACTCGACCAGATTGTCCACCGTCAACGGATTGACCGCGAAACGGCGAATCGACAGCAGCGGCCCGTCAATGGCCGACGGCGGAATGATCGCATTCATCCGCGAACCGTCAGGCAGCCGCGCATCGACCATCGGCGTGGACTCGTCGATGCGCCGTCCGACCCGCGAGACGATCTTTTCGATCACCTTCATCAAATGCGCGTCATCGTAAAAAGTCACATCGGTGAGCTCGAGCTTGCCGCGTCGCTCCACATACACGTGCTTGGAGGTGTTGACCAGAATATCGGAGATGGTCGGGTCGGCCAGCAAAGGCTCGAGCGGTCCGAATCCGAGCATTTCGTCGCGTACGTCCCGCACCAGTTGGCGCCGCTCGACCTCGTTGATGGGGATACCCTCCTCGTCGACGATCACCTCGACCAGGCGCGCAAGTTCCTGCTCGATCTGCTCGCTCGACAGGCGCTGCAGCTTTTCCAGCTCGACCCGATCGATGATCGCCTGATGGACGTCCTTTTTCAGTTGCTGGTAGGCGTTTCTCGCCATGCGCTGTTTGCCCGGGCTCTGTCCTCCATACCCGGGCGAATCCGACGGCGAGAGAAACTGCTCACGTAGCGTCATCACGTTTTCCATGGTCATGGCTCCTGTGCTCTTAAGCCTTGCTCAATACCGGTTTGCCGAAGAATTTCCCCAAAATGCTGCCGCGCGGCGCGGCCTGCGGCGACGCCCCGCCCAGAAGCTGCTCGATGCTGCGGGCCACGGCGCTGGCTTTGGCCAGGCGCTGCACCGGTATGCCCTGGTTGATCGAGTCGGCCACCGTCACCGCGTCTTCCGGAATCAGGCCCGCCACCGGCACGCCCAATGCCTCTTGCCAGGCGGTCAAGCCGATCGGCCCCTTTTTGTCATAGCGGTTGATCACCACGCGGATCTTGTCGTTGCGGTAGCCCAGCGAGCGAAAGATTTCCAGCATGCGGCGACCGTTGCGCAGATAGGGCAGCGTCAGTTGCAGCACCGCGAAGATCGTGCTGCTCTGGTCCAGCGCGGCGATCGACACGCCGCCGATGCTTTGTCCGACGTCGAACACGATGAGGTCATACTGATGACGCACCAGATTCAGGATGCGCTGCACGTGCTCCGGCTTGATCTCCTTGGCCTTGGCCGGATCGGGCGCGCCGGCCAGCACGTCGAAATCCTTGCTCACGCGCAGCACGCAGGCATCGAAGAACGCCGCGTCGAGCCGCTCGATCTGAGTGCATATGTCGGCCAGCGTGGCCGGCGGAG
It contains:
- a CDS encoding CpaF family protein; translated protein: MTLREQFLSPSDSPGYGGQSPGKQRMARNAYQQLKKDVHQAIIDRVELEKLQRLSSEQIEQELARLVEVIVDEEGIPINEVERRQLVRDVRDEMLGFGPLEPLLADPTISDILVNTSKHVYVERRGKLELTDVTFYDDAHLMKVIEKIVSRVGRRIDESTPMVDARLPDGSRMNAIIPPSAIDGPLLSIRRFAVNPLTVDNLVEYQSLTPPMAQVLEALSAAKVNVLISGGTGSGKTTLLNILSGFIPADERIVTIEDAAELQLRQEHVLRLETRPPNIEGKGEITQRSLVRNALRMRPDRIILGEVRGAEAFDMLQAMNTGHEGSLATVHANSPRDALTRLENMIGMAGLNLTTKGTRHQISSAIGVIVQVARLTDGRRKIISIQEITGMEGDVINLQEIFTFKRVGLDRDGKVTGYFCATGVRPRFSERLAAFGVAVPDSLYDPTKQFPV
- a CDS encoding AAA family ATPase encodes the protein MIDILVISSDPQHVTEIEKTVVADDAHHRLRTTSTGLAAILNHPQALAQTDLLIFDGTSMTPEDLDSLGAIAALRSDMACMLIAPAPSADLLMRAMRAGVRDVQPWPIEPDGMRQAIRRVAQKVAGSRREGQVVSFVSCKGGSGTSFVAANVAYDASLAGRRTLLFDLNQQFGEAAFLVSEQTPPATLADICTQIERLDAAFFDACVLRVSKDFDVLAGAPDPAKAKEIKPEHVQRILNLVRHQYDLIVFDVGQSIGGVSIAALDQSSTIFAVLQLTLPYLRNGRRMLEIFRSLGYRNDKIRVVINRYDKKGPIGLTAWQEALGVPVAGLIPEDAVTVADSINQGIPVQRLAKASAVARSIEQLLGGASPQAAPRGSILGKFFGKPVLSKA